A part of Ooceraea biroi isolate clonal line C1 chromosome 10, Obir_v5.4, whole genome shotgun sequence genomic DNA contains:
- the LOC105278285 gene encoding caldesmon, whose translation MEEEPPSNEEALYVAWFGRAGRNRESQDAVAELAAELRRAYMVKGLQGQLEERQVQRYAEHVRERAGAESARRQEREEALEEDRRCRAEILRKCEEYRQQLDVQLTRKEEERRVHMEEAREYRRFLEEADRTLEEEERSRALEKKCELVKSTKRERLIFEEMREIRRQLERETDEKERQRDLEYLRETEERSKEMNRLRREQAERREHVLLETTRMMLDAEIRKREREERLIDLVAEEIRCELAIREIEEAMRRKKMQQELATTLREQIVFTEQCKQRYVEEDRAWAEEVMKKIMEDEKVTRFTAEARRRLRLQHREDLENLIAHRRRIREEEIAKIEEIAEKERRLKIAEAERAREERKRLLTKHANVANFVNRATLTPDEQEILAELSKDTEDAENVGDIEVPAEVKD comes from the coding sequence ATGGAAGAAGAACCCCCGAGCAACGAGGAGGCTTTGTACGTAGCGTGGTTCGGCCGCGCTGGGCGCAATCGTGAGTCCCAGGATGCGGTGGCGGAGCTGGCGGCGGAATTGCGGCGGGCCTACATGGTGAAGGGCCTGCAGGGCCAGTTGGAGGAGCGGCAGGTCCAAAGGTACGCTGAGcacgtgcgcgagcgcgcaggCGCCGAGTCGGCGCGACGCCAGGAGCGGGAAGAGGCGTTGGAAGAGGATCGGCGATGCCGCGCGGAGATCCTGCGGAAATGCGAGGAGTACCGGCAGCAGCTGGATGTGCAGTTGACACGCAAGGAAGAGGAAAGGCGGGTCCACATGGAAGAGGCTCGAGAGTATAGAAGGTTCTTGGAGGAAGCTGACCGGACGCTGGAGGAGGAAGAGCGCTCGAGGGCGCTGGAGAAGAAGTGCGAGCTTGTGAAAAGCACGAAGCGCGAGCGGCTGATCTTCGAGGAGATGCGGGAGATCCGTCGGCAATTGGAACGTGAAACCGACGAGAAGGAACGGCAGCGGGATCTGGAGTACCTGAGGGAGACAGAGGAGAGATCGAAGGAGATGAACAGGCTACGACGGGAGCAGGCGGAGAGGCGCGAGCATGTTCTCCTGGAAACGACGAGGATGATGCTGGACGCTGAGATCCGCAAGCGGGAGCGAGAGGAGCGACTGATCGATCTCGTGGCGGAGGAGATCAGATGCGAACTCGCGATCCGGGAGATCGAGGAAGCGATGCGCAGGAAGAAGATGCAGCAGGAGCTCGCGACCACACTGCGGGAACAGATAGTTTTCACGGAGCAGTGCAAGCAGCGTTACGTGGAGGAGGATCGTGCCTGGGCCGAGGAAGTCATGAAGAAGATTATGGAGGACGAGAAGGTGACGAGATTCACCGCGGAGGCGAGGAGGAGACTGAGGCTGCAGCACCGGGAGGACCTGGAGAACCTGATCGCGCATCGCCGCAGGATTCGCGAGGAGGAGATCGCTAAGATCGAGGAGATCGCCGAGAAGGAACGGAGGTTGAAGATAGCCGAGGCGGAACGCGCGAGGGAGGAAAGAAAACGCCTGTTGACGAAACACGCCAATGTCGCGAACTTCGTGAACAGAGCGACTCTCACACCTGACGAGCAAGAGATCCTAGCCGAGTTGTCGAAGGACACTGAAGACGCTGAGAATGTTGGTGATATCGAAGTGCCAGCGGAGGTGAAAGATTGA